The genomic stretch GAGACCTTTTCTGACAGGCTCCCGGGTTCTGGCCTGAGGACATGGGGTCAGAACTCAGCGGAAGCAGTGCAGGCTCCCAGACACTCCTGACTGATAATGAACCCAACCCTGTCTCCTGATACGTAGGTGTCTGTGGATGCAGAGCCTAGAGAGCGTTCAACTGCAATGGGCAGGCagggaaggacacacacacaggaggggatGTGAGGGGTATGTGAGGGCAGAAACCTTACTCAGAATCGCACTTTAAAGCTCCCTTGGGGTCTTCGCTCTCTGAGATGGGTTGtcctagaggagagagagagagtgggcaggtcTGAAGGGATAAACATTGTCCTGGCTCCGCTCCCCTGGGCCCTTGCGGCCTCACCCTCCCGGGACAGTGACTCCAGAATTGTGTTGCAAGTGGAGGCGATCTCTGAGATGGACTGCCACTCATCCTCCAGGGTCTCACTGCCGGCTTCCGACATAACTGCAGGTCAAAGGAGAAAGGCTTAgggagggcgggggtggggggaaggggctGGAACTGGCTGTCTTCTCCTCCTGCCCTATTCCCTGGCTCCAGACTCACTCTTACTGATGGAATTCCGCAGAGACAAGGTTCGGGGCAGGATGGAGGCCCTCAGTTCTGGGGCTGAGTCACTGGTGTCTTCATGGCTACTGGGGCTTCCTGACTGGTCCTGGGGGCAAAAGTGAACAGCAAGGCTGTAACACCCAATGTCACCTCTGCAATGAATCTCCAGagctctgtttgtttttgtttctgcttacCTGGGAAGGGGGTGTTTCTCTGTCAGTACCGGGTGCAGATGGGTTGGCAGTGGTGACAAGGAGGAGGTCTGGAGTGGTGTTGGGCAGGACTGGAGCCTCATCGGACAGGGAGCTAAGGAGGGTAGGGGTGACTCAGAATGGagagctgcttttccagagctgTGCTTTCAGGCCCTAAAAGGCTGGCCCAGTGAGTGTACCTTCGAGACGACAGGGAGTTGTGGCTGTGCAGGAATTCTGTCCTCTCCTCAGTCAGATCCCCAGGCCCCGGAGGACTGCTGCTGTCTTTCAGGCAAAAATGTAGCAGCTGCTTGGTGGGAGGCAATATGACCAACTTCCCAGTTTCATCCTGTACTGGCTCTGGGGCCCCCCGCCGGCTGGGTTCCTTCAGAGAAAGCATATACAGCTCCGAAAAGCtcctggagggtgggggtggggcagcatcAGGTAGGACCCTCCATCCCCTCCACAGCATCCACCCCATCCCAGCCACTGCCAGAGACATCCAAAAGGAAGAGAGCTCCAGGCATCATGACTCTACAGCACACAAATATCACTGTTAACCTTGTATCCATGGCTGCCCCTGTATCCTTTGTATCCATGGCTGCCCATGTATCCTAAGCAGGCCACTCTCTCTGTTTTCCCTCAAACATACTTAAGAGTATTTACAGTTGAAACAATGTAATGTAAATCCCTTAGCATCCTCAGTACACTGCCTGGAGCCATCCAGCCCatgcttctctttgttttttattagcaCACATGCCAGTCTTTGAAACTCCTATCTGCTAAGAATAGTTTTTAGAGATCTTGAACTATGtattgatgtgtatatgtgtatttacgTGGGGAGAGGCCAGGCACATGTGAATGCAAcacctgtggagaccagaagagggtgtgagactcctggatctggagttacagacaggctGTCAGGAGcaccgtgtgggtgctaggaatcccactcaggtcctctgcaagagcagcaaatgctcttgatGGCTGAGCCACGTCTCTGGCCTTAGTTCTTAgatgtttaaataatttaaaaggtatTATTAGAGTACTTCATGACATGTAAAAATTAAACAGTCTGAGCATAATGTGTTTCCACTTAGAATGTTTTTGACCTTACACTGGGTtccctgtaagtaaccccttcACAAGACAAGGAGCATCCACATCAAATCCTAAAATTCCAGCTCCATGGTTTTAGTAGATGCTGGCATACATTCATTTTCCTACAAAAGAGTCGAGTGACTGTGGCAGAGTAGTGGCTCCAAAAGTCAAAAGTATTTACTGTTAGGGGTTCTATGGGAAAGTTTGCCTGTATTGGGTTTAGAATAGGAAGTGATCAATTCGTGTGTACTTGGGGTGGAGGGGCTAATACACTGAAATAATAGAAGGGGCTATTTGACCTTTAGAGAGGGAAAGCATGAGCTTAAACACTTTCAAGTCTAGATGAATAACGTATGATTCAGAGCATGCTGATGCTAACACGGGAGGCACAGAATGGGCCAGCCGCTGAGTCCTCCtaccccccccagcccccacccggTGCCCTGACCTTCGCGGCCGGCCGCTCTCGTCTGGGGGTAGGACCGTGACGCAGACCTTGGGCGCAGAGCGCAGCATCTGGGCAGCAGCTTCGGGACCCAGCTTGGGCAGCGTCTGGCCGCAGACTCGCAGCAGACGAGCTCCAGGCCGAAGCCCTGTGGTCTCCGCAAACGTGAAGCGCTCCACGTGCGTGATGAAGCCCTCTGCATCCACCTCGAAGCCCAGGCGACCTTGGCCATCTCTGGGCAGCGCTAGTTCTCTGGTCTCACACCCGCGGCTCACCAGCTGCATGGAAAGGCTGGGTGAGAGTGTCCCTTGGGGGCGTGGCTTCACAGAGGCCCCGCCCTGGTCCTGCCCCTGCCTCGATCGACTTAACCCGGCATGCCTGAGGAGCCCTAGCGACCTACCTGATAGTTGTGAATTCGAATTGGAGACTCTGAGATTAAAAGTCACCTGTGCAAGCCCCTTTTCCCCGCCCCACCACAGCAGCCTAACGGAGTTTCCAACAGGCTCCGCCCCCGACCAGGGGACCTCAGTTTTTGACACTGGCTCACCTGCAGACGTGCCACGACTTCGCCCACGGCTTGCCCTGGGGCCCCGTCGAGCCGCAGCGTGATCGCCTCCCCGCGCCCGTGGTACAGATCAAGTTGGTGCTCTGAGAAGGTCCAGGCCAATACGTCGCGACAGGCACAATTGAAGACCACGCGGCCGTCGCGAGGAGCCACCAGCACCAGTGTCTCTGCTGAGATGCCCAACAAGCAGGGCACCTCGGCGTCGTCCGGACCGCTCGTTTCAGCTCCCGCTGCGACCCGCGCCCCTGGAGCCGCGCGTACGCCCCACATCAGCGCACCCGCCGCCTGTAGCTCCGCGCCTGGGCTCCGAGGGGTTGCCCGGCGCCTACCCCCCAGAGATGGCAGGCCGAACCGCGAAGCCGAGTCCAGCGAAGTCGTGGTCACTTCATTAGTAGCCAGGTCCTGCAGGTACTGTTGGCGTGTGCGTGTAGCCATGGCGTGGAACTGGCGTGCATGACCAGCCGCTTGCTCACCATTGAGTGCCTTAGCCAACAGAAAGGCCCGGAAATCGGCATTGGCTGCAAAGGGGCCTCCGCCTTCTGGCAGCGCAGGCCCGAAGGCAGGAGTGTCCTGGGTGCGGCTCACTGCCACCCTGCGTGGAGGAAGGCTGTAGTGAGGGAACGAGAGGCAGAAGGAGGCGAGGAATGTGTCCAATCATCGGTGCCTATGACCTGAGATCACCCTAGCACCCACCTGTATGAGGTGTGTGGGGTGCAGGGAGCATGTGCACGCACCACCAAGAAAACGTGCTGGAAGTGAGAGCGGATTGTCGTTGGGCAGAAGGGCTTGCTACCCGGCTCCTGGAACACGATGGTCACAATATCGTTCCCGATATGACGCTTCCTCAGGAGCTGGTGGTTAAAGGTAGGCAATGAGAGGTGAGCTTTGTGCCCCCCCCCAGTCCCTCATTTAGGCACGGCAAAGGTGTCAGTGGTTCCCCACCTGCACCTTATAAAAGCCTGAGGAGGGTATTTGCGAAGGTGGTACAGCCAGGGGCGGGAGGGGGCAGTGTTGTTGGGTTCAGCAGAGCTCAGACCACCGTTCTGATATTAAGCACTCAAGTAACACCCGCCACTGCTTCCCGAAAGTCTTTGGCCTGGCCCAACTCCTCACACACCTGTTGCTGGTTATTAGGCGTGTAAGGCAGCATCGTGGACACGTGAAACATGATCTCATGGTCTTGGTAGGTGGTGTAGAGTGAATGTGTGCCCGTGGAATCCGCTGTAGCCAGACAATTGGGGACACAAAGAGAACATGGGGAGTGTGGGTGACTTCAATGAGTCTTAAACTTACTTCTATGTCCCAGCCACCAGCTATTGCCTAGGCCACGAAGACCAAGAGCCCCATCCTTGGTaaattccctcccctctcctataGACTACAGCCCCACACCAGGGTGAAGGGGAATCAGTATAGGGGAGCTGAGATAGAACGAATCCAGAACTAAGACTTAGAGGGAAGCAGAGCAGCCCCCATTCTCAGCCCCAGCCCCCACAGCCTAAGGAACGCTGATAAAGTTCTGCCCTGCATCTCCAGTccgttgggggggggggcgctcacTTTTGGTATCCAACTGGGCCCGGTAACTTTCAAAGCCTTTGAGTCGCACCACATCACCCAGCAAGGTGAGGAACTGCATAAAGGCTGCTCCGGCTTCCTGGTTGTTGTACATCTCTTCCTCAGAGCCCTGGCCTGCCCGGCAGTACAGGATGCCCACCTTGCGTTGGAAGCTCAGCTGAGGGGGTCATGGACAACAGAAGACAAAGGCTTC from Mus caroli chromosome 19, CAROLI_EIJ_v1.1, whole genome shotgun sequence encodes the following:
- the Sipa1 gene encoding signal-induced proliferation-associated protein 1, whose protein sequence is MWAGGVGSPRRGMAPAPTDDLFARKLRQPARPPLTPLTFEPRPARGPLLRSGSDAGEVRPATPASPRARAHSHEDASRPAATPTRLFTDPLALLGLPAEEPEPTFPPVLEPRWFAHYDVQSLLFDWAPRPRGTGSHTEANSGTLAEGQTTTSDLLLGAPGFVSELGGEGELGLGGPISPPVPPALPNAAVSVLEEPQTRTTAYSLEHADLGAGYYRKYFYGKEHQNFFGLDEALGPVAVSLRREEKEGSGGGTLHSYRVIVRTTQLRTLRGTISEDALPPGPPRGLSPRKLLEHVAPRLSPSCLRLGSASPKVPRTLLTLDEQVLSFQRKVGILYCRAGQGSEEEMYNNQEAGAAFMQFLTLLGDVVRLKGFESYRAQLDTKTDSTGTHSLYTTYQDHEIMFHVSTMLPYTPNNQQQLLRKRHIGNDIVTIVFQEPGSKPFCPTTIRSHFQHVFLVVRAHAPCTPHTSYRVAVSRTQDTPAFGPALPEGGGPFAANADFRAFLLAKALNGEQAAGHARQFHAMATRTRQQYLQDLATNEVTTTSLDSASRFGLPSLGGRRRATPRSPGAELQAAGALMWGVRAAPGARVAAGAETSGPDDAEVPCLLGISAETLVLVAPRDGRVVFNCACRDVLAWTFSEHQLDLYHGRGEAITLRLDGAPGQAVGEVVARLQLVSRGCETRELALPRDGQGRLGFEVDAEGFITHVERFTFAETTGLRPGARLLRVCGQTLPKLGPEAAAQMLRSAPKVCVTVLPPDESGRPRRSFSELYMLSLKEPSRRGAPEPVQDETGKLVILPPTKQLLHFCLKDSSSPPGPGDLTEERTEFLHSHNSLSSRSSLSDEAPVLPNTTPDLLLVTTANPSAPGTDRETPPSQDQSGSPSSHEDTSDSAPELRASILPRTLSLRNSISKIMSEAGSETLEDEWQSISEIASTCNTILESLSREGQPISESEDPKGALKCDSEPEPGSLSEKVSHLESMLWKLQEDLQREKADRAALEEEVRSLRHNNQRLLAESESAATRLLLASKHLGSPTTDLA